In a genomic window of Gloeocapsopsis dulcis:
- the plsX gene encoding phosphate acyltransferase PlsX, with protein MGATRARIAIDAMGGDFAPTEIVAGALRAREELGVEVVLVGDPQQIKSVLHQNRLDQIAIVPAEGTVEMHEEPLSAIKRKPKASINVAMDLVKQKQADAVVSAGHSGAAMASALLRLGRLRGIDRPAIGAVLPTMIASKPVLILDVGANVDCRPKFLEQFAQMGTIYSQYVLGIAQPKVGLLNIGEEESKGNDQAVKTHQLLKVNKNISFIGNAEGRDVLSGRFDVIVCDGFAGNILLKFAEAVGEVAIQILREELPQGLHGQIGTALLKSNLKRIKQRIDHAEHGGGLLLGVAGVCIISHGSSQAPSIFNAIRLAKEAIDNQVLERIQSQNRGVNLEVRDQESGIRG; from the coding sequence ATGGGAGCGACTCGCGCACGGATTGCAATTGATGCTATGGGGGGGGACTTTGCTCCTACCGAAATTGTTGCTGGCGCACTGCGGGCACGAGAGGAATTAGGAGTAGAAGTTGTCTTGGTGGGAGATCCCCAGCAAATTAAATCTGTTTTACATCAAAATCGTTTAGATCAAATCGCCATCGTTCCAGCAGAAGGAACGGTAGAAATGCATGAGGAGCCGCTCAGCGCTATCAAACGCAAACCAAAGGCTTCAATCAATGTAGCGATGGACTTAGTGAAACAAAAACAAGCAGATGCAGTAGTTTCAGCTGGTCACTCTGGAGCGGCAATGGCATCTGCTTTGCTACGCTTGGGACGCCTGCGAGGGATTGATCGTCCTGCTATTGGTGCAGTTTTGCCGACAATGATTGCCAGTAAGCCAGTACTCATTCTTGACGTAGGAGCAAATGTAGATTGTCGTCCTAAGTTTTTAGAGCAGTTCGCGCAGATGGGAACGATTTACAGTCAATATGTATTAGGAATCGCGCAGCCCAAAGTAGGGTTGTTAAACATCGGCGAGGAAGAATCAAAAGGAAACGACCAAGCAGTGAAGACTCACCAACTGCTGAAAGTCAACAAGAACATTTCGTTTATCGGAAACGCGGAAGGTCGAGATGTCCTTTCCGGTCGATTTGATGTGATTGTATGTGATGGCTTTGCAGGTAATATTCTATTGAAGTTTGCTGAAGCTGTGGGAGAGGTCGCAATTCAAATTTTAAGAGAAGAGTTACCTCAAGGATTGCACGGACAAATTGGTACAGCTTTACTCAAATCAAACCTAAAGCGGATCAAGCAGCGGATCGATCACGCCGAACATGGTGGAGGATTGCTTCTCGGTGTAGCTGGAGTTTGCATTATTAGTCACGGCAGTTCCCAAGCACCATCAATCTTTAATGCCATTCGCTTGGCAAAAGAAGCAATTGATAATCAAGTATTGGAGCGAATTCAATCACAAAATAGAGGCGTAAATTTAGAGGTTAGAGATCAGGAATCGGGGATCAGGGGTTAG
- a CDS encoding D-alanyl-D-alanine carboxypeptidase → MLQLFGSGLISLWLEMAGLQPKPVDALEFFTLNSRPGLVLTPDAHPFAANTVQEYLRQLEATGLVSNAQGIWLQSGPVLLANNQGTEPLPAASITKVATSLAALKTWGSNHQFETLVGATGPIINGVLQGDLVIQGGGDPFFVWEEAIALGNSLNRMGIKQIRGNLVISGNFAMNYKTNPLQAGQLLQQAINAKTWSREATAQYLTMPQGTPRPQVAIAGTVQVTSLPNPKQILLVRHRSLPLSEILKEMNIYSNNEMSEMLAQNLGGAQVVQSTAATAAGVPSQEIQLINGSGLGVENRISPRAACAMLMAIQRELLPSQLSVADLFPVSGRDRRGTMEARRIPQAAVIKTGTLRDVSALAGVLPTRDRGLVWFAIINRGTNVEGLRARQDQLLQRLLTQWQVASTTPAAITPKSLNSTPIPLGAASRNEILYGG, encoded by the coding sequence ATGCTGCAGCTATTTGGGTCAGGACTGATTTCATTGTGGTTGGAAATGGCAGGGTTGCAACCAAAGCCCGTAGACGCCTTGGAATTTTTTACTTTAAATAGTCGTCCTGGGTTAGTTCTGACACCTGATGCTCATCCTTTTGCAGCTAACACCGTACAAGAGTATCTGCGGCAATTAGAGGCAACTGGCTTAGTTAGTAACGCTCAGGGAATTTGGCTGCAGTCTGGACCAGTACTACTCGCGAACAATCAAGGAACTGAACCTTTACCTGCGGCTTCGATTACTAAAGTGGCAACATCGCTTGCTGCTTTAAAAACTTGGGGATCAAATCACCAATTTGAAACTCTCGTTGGAGCAACTGGACCAATTATCAATGGTGTCTTACAGGGAGATTTAGTCATTCAAGGAGGGGGAGATCCCTTTTTTGTGTGGGAAGAAGCGATCGCACTTGGTAACAGTCTTAACCGCATGGGGATCAAGCAGATTAGAGGCAATTTGGTGATTAGTGGCAATTTTGCCATGAATTACAAAACAAACCCCTTACAAGCTGGTCAGTTGTTACAGCAAGCCATCAACGCCAAAACCTGGTCGCGAGAGGCAACTGCACAATACTTAACAATGCCCCAAGGAACACCACGCCCGCAAGTGGCGATCGCAGGTACTGTCCAAGTCACATCCTTACCAAATCCCAAACAAATTTTGCTAGTGCGTCACCGTTCGTTACCCTTGTCAGAAATTCTTAAGGAAATGAACATTTACAGCAACAACGAAATGTCGGAAATGCTGGCACAAAATTTGGGAGGAGCGCAGGTGGTACAATCTACGGCAGCAACTGCGGCAGGAGTTCCATCCCAAGAAATTCAATTGATCAATGGTTCAGGCTTAGGAGTCGAAAACCGGATTTCGCCAAGGGCTGCTTGCGCAATGTTAATGGCAATTCAACGCGAGTTACTGCCTTCCCAACTAAGTGTTGCCGATTTGTTTCCTGTTTCAGGACGCGATCGCCGTGGCACAATGGAAGCGCGACGCATTCCCCAAGCTGCAGTAATTAAAACTGGGACGCTGCGCGATGTCAGTGCTTTAGCCGGAGTTCTGCCCACACGCGATCGCGGTTTGGTTTGGTTTGCCATCATCAATCGCGGCACTAACGTCGAAGGCTTACGTGCTAGACAAGATCAACTACTACAACGCCTATTAACGCAGTGGCAAGTTGCTTCTACAACTCCTGCGGCAATTACGCCAAAATCTTTAAATAGCACTCCTATACCGCTTGGCGCAGCAAGTCGCAACGAAATTTTGTATGGAGGGTAA
- the lptC gene encoding LPS export ABC transporter periplasmic protein LptC, with product MNRFYLLFSILRPSFRAQLLVGMLLVVVMGCRGQNQTANKLSADTTTVQKIDTELTFNNVDLEQADEQGRTVWKVNAAQATYSQDQQVAQVKNPTGELFQDGKPVYHIKAQEGEVHQDGKQLFLKGQIVATDPKSGLVLRGNELEWLPEKDLLIVRNQITGTHKQVQVVAQEARVFSRKQHVELQGKVVANTTDPTTQLRTEHLTWLIEEERLIADRAIAIDRYQDKKITARSTADSGEFNLKTNIATLKQNAQLALINPPVQVASNSAIWDLNTEIVTTDQPVRVVHHQEKMTMTAKQGRMDLQKQIAYLNGDVAGTGQKGQTINSQRLTWTIPTQLVEAQGNVVYRQTKPPVSFTGDKAVGKLQDESLVVSSGSGNRVVTEIIP from the coding sequence ATGAATCGTTTCTATCTTTTATTCTCTATTCTCCGACCTAGCTTCAGGGCGCAACTCTTAGTAGGGATGCTGCTAGTAGTGGTTATGGGTTGTCGAGGGCAAAACCAAACTGCGAACAAGCTGTCGGCAGACACAACGACTGTGCAAAAAATTGACACCGAATTAACGTTTAATAACGTTGATTTGGAACAAGCAGACGAACAAGGACGAACCGTCTGGAAAGTTAACGCTGCGCAGGCAACATACAGCCAAGATCAACAAGTAGCACAGGTCAAAAATCCCACAGGTGAGCTATTTCAAGATGGTAAGCCTGTGTATCACATCAAAGCACAAGAAGGGGAAGTTCACCAAGATGGGAAACAGCTCTTTCTCAAAGGGCAAATTGTTGCGACAGATCCTAAAAGTGGTTTAGTACTGCGTGGCAATGAGTTAGAATGGCTTCCCGAAAAAGATTTATTAATAGTCCGCAACCAAATTACTGGGACTCATAAACAGGTGCAAGTTGTAGCCCAAGAAGCACGCGTGTTTAGCCGCAAACAGCACGTTGAGTTGCAAGGAAAAGTAGTTGCAAACACAACTGATCCCACTACGCAACTGCGGACTGAACATTTGACATGGTTAATTGAAGAGGAAAGATTGATTGCCGATCGCGCGATCGCCATTGATCGTTATCAAGACAAAAAAATTACAGCAAGATCGACTGCTGATTCTGGCGAGTTCAACTTAAAAACCAACATTGCCACGTTGAAACAAAATGCCCAACTTGCACTTATCAATCCGCCTGTACAAGTCGCCAGCAACTCCGCTATCTGGGATCTGAATACAGAAATTGTCACCACCGATCAACCAGTACGAGTAGTACATCATCAAGAAAAAATGACGATGACAGCAAAACAGGGACGGATGGATTTGCAAAAGCAAATTGCTTATCTTAATGGTGATGTTGCGGGAACTGGGCAAAAAGGTCAGACAATTAACTCTCAAAGGCTAACTTGGACAATTCCCACTCAGTTAGTTGAAGCCCAAGGCAATGTTGTCTATCGTCAAACTAAACCTCCAGTGAGTTTTACAGGTGATAAAGCTGTGGGTAAACTTCAAGATGAAAGTCTTGTGGTAAGTAGTGGGAGTGGTAATAGAGTTGTGACTGAGATTATTCCTTAA
- a CDS encoding NYN domain-containing protein produces MLNFESDSIFTAEQVLENRGRVSIFIDGSNLFYAALQLGIEIDYTKLLCRLTGGSRLLRSFFYTGVDRTNEKQQGFLLWMRRNGYRVIAKELVQLPDGSKKANLDVEIAVDMMALVDSYDTAVLVSGDGDLAYAANAVSYRGARVEVVSLRTMTSDSLINVSDRYIDLESIKDDIQKTPRQDYLYRPIPTMSIIEQPPQQGITPDGIPNIIPTSQD; encoded by the coding sequence ATGTTAAATTTTGAATCGGATTCGATTTTCACAGCCGAACAGGTGCTAGAGAATCGAGGTAGGGTTTCCATTTTTATTGATGGCTCTAACTTATTTTACGCTGCACTGCAGTTAGGTATTGAAATTGACTACACAAAACTCTTATGCAGGCTAACTGGTGGTTCTCGGTTGCTACGCTCATTTTTTTACACAGGTGTAGACCGGACCAACGAAAAGCAACAAGGGTTCTTATTGTGGATGCGACGTAATGGCTACAGAGTCATTGCCAAAGAGTTAGTCCAGCTACCTGATGGCTCAAAAAAAGCAAACCTAGATGTTGAAATTGCTGTGGACATGATGGCGCTGGTTGATTCCTATGACACTGCAGTGTTGGTGAGTGGTGACGGCGATTTGGCATATGCAGCAAATGCTGTCAGCTACCGTGGGGCGAGAGTCGAAGTTGTCAGTTTGCGGACAATGACAAGCGATAGCTTGATTAATGTCTCAGATCGCTACATTGATTTAGAGTCGATCAAAGACGATATTCAGAAAACTCCAAGACAAGACTATCTCTATCGCCCAATTCCCACTATGAGTATTATTGAGCAACCACCACAACAAGGAATTACTCCTGATGGCATACCAAATATTATTCCAACTTCGCAAGATTGA
- the metG gene encoding methionine--tRNA ligase, giving the protein MISASKTTETFALTTPLYYVNDLPHIGSAYTTIAADILARFARLQGKSVMLVTGTDEHGQKIQRTAESKARSPQAYCDEIAAGFVLLWEKLDIQYDSFIRTTSVKHEAIVKDFFQRVWDQGDIYKNRQQGWYCVACEEFKEERELLDGHRCPIHTNKPAEWRDEENYFFRLSRYQSQLEELYQQHPDFIQPESRRNEVLSFVSQGLQDFSISRVNVQWGFPIPVDPAQTIYVWFDALVGYLTALLDANDEPCLENALSQWMPINLHLIGKDILRFHAVYWPAMLMSAKLPISHQIFGHGFLTKDGQKMGKSLGNTLDPVALVERYGADAVRYYFFKEIEFGKDGDFNETRFINVLNADLANDLGNLLNRTLNMVKKYCNGNVPDCSSDDIPSEHPLKAIGLTLGKKVKQSYEALAFNQACDAILSLVRAGNKFIDEQAPWTLYKQGHQQQVEQVLYTVLESIRLAAYLLSPITPNVSSEIYQQLGFAINFNEKTQIAASTPFMTHSQWGLLSVDEKLGTPKPVFQRLELLQTI; this is encoded by the coding sequence ATGATATCTGCGAGTAAAACAACAGAAACATTTGCGCTTACAACACCACTTTATTATGTGAATGACCTACCGCACATCGGTAGTGCTTACACAACAATCGCAGCCGATATACTAGCAAGATTTGCTCGGTTACAAGGCAAGTCGGTCATGTTAGTGACAGGAACCGACGAACACGGACAAAAGATTCAGCGCACGGCAGAAAGTAAAGCGCGATCGCCACAAGCTTACTGCGATGAAATTGCGGCGGGATTTGTTTTGCTATGGGAAAAACTAGATATTCAGTACGATAGCTTTATCCGTACGACAAGCGTTAAACACGAAGCGATCGTCAAAGATTTTTTTCAACGTGTCTGGGATCAAGGAGATATATACAAAAATAGACAACAAGGCTGGTATTGCGTTGCCTGCGAAGAGTTCAAAGAAGAACGCGAACTATTAGATGGACATCGTTGTCCGATTCATACCAATAAGCCAGCTGAGTGGCGCGATGAAGAAAACTACTTCTTTCGCCTGTCGCGCTATCAGTCACAACTAGAAGAACTATACCAACAGCACCCAGATTTTATTCAACCCGAAAGTCGTCGTAATGAAGTCCTCAGTTTTGTTAGTCAGGGACTACAAGACTTTTCAATTTCACGTGTAAACGTACAGTGGGGCTTTCCAATACCAGTTGATCCCGCTCAAACGATTTATGTTTGGTTTGATGCTTTAGTTGGATATCTTACCGCGTTACTCGATGCGAATGACGAACCTTGTCTAGAAAATGCACTAAGTCAATGGATGCCGATTAATTTACATTTAATTGGCAAAGATATCTTACGCTTCCATGCCGTCTACTGGCCTGCAATGCTAATGTCTGCAAAGCTACCTATTTCTCACCAAATTTTTGGACATGGATTTTTAACTAAAGATGGTCAAAAAATGGGCAAAAGCCTTGGCAACACGCTTGATCCCGTTGCTTTAGTTGAACGCTATGGTGCGGATGCCGTACGGTATTACTTTTTTAAAGAAATTGAATTTGGTAAAGACGGAGATTTTAACGAAACTCGCTTTATTAATGTACTAAATGCAGATTTAGCTAACGATTTAGGCAATTTGCTAAACCGGACGCTAAATATGGTGAAGAAATACTGTAACGGAAATGTTCCTGATTGTTCTAGCGACGATATTCCCTCAGAACATCCTTTGAAGGCGATTGGCTTGACTTTAGGAAAAAAAGTTAAACAGAGTTATGAAGCGCTAGCTTTTAACCAAGCTTGCGATGCTATCTTGTCTTTAGTACGGGCTGGTAATAAGTTTATTGACGAACAAGCACCTTGGACACTCTATAAACAAGGACATCAGCAACAAGTAGAACAAGTGCTATACACTGTATTGGAATCAATTAGATTAGCGGCATATTTGCTATCACCGATCACTCCTAACGTGTCAAGCGAGATTTATCAACAACTTGGTTTTGCAATCAATTTCAATGAAAAAACACAAATTGCTGCTTCGACACCATTTATGACTCACTCTCAGTGGGGACTATTAAGCGTAGATGAAAAATTAGGTACTCCAAAACCTGTTTTTCAAAGGCTAGAATTGCTACAAACAATTTAG
- a CDS encoding lysophospholipid acyltransferase family protein: MSANNALQVSQGFLASVGTQMFRYYEDRIPRSGPVLVVSNHRSFMDAPILMTTLERPIRFACHHYMAQVPVMREIVTDLLGCFPLEAKEKRQQGFFQQALNLLNSSQVVGIFPEGTRPMVTFTQPDHLGEFQRGFAHLALRGTTSGVVPSVQNLTILPIAIASLEEVNTSAVPLKLLSLFDPSEPLFNQSGWHPLVIYRRVAVLVGRPYWISHQQQMEYQGKQAKNAVADLTHYCQEEIAQLLRQGFY; the protein is encoded by the coding sequence ATGAGTGCAAACAACGCCCTGCAGGTTTCTCAAGGGTTTCTCGCTTCTGTGGGAACTCAAATGTTTCGTTACTACGAGGATCGCATTCCTCGCAGCGGTCCTGTGCTTGTGGTGAGCAATCATCGCAGCTTTATGGACGCGCCAATTCTGATGACAACTCTAGAACGACCAATTCGCTTTGCTTGCCATCATTATATGGCTCAAGTACCAGTCATGCGAGAAATCGTTACTGACCTGCTAGGATGCTTTCCGCTAGAGGCAAAGGAAAAAAGACAGCAGGGTTTTTTTCAGCAGGCTTTAAATCTGTTAAATAGTTCCCAAGTCGTTGGCATCTTCCCTGAAGGGACTAGACCGATGGTGACGTTCACCCAGCCTGATCATTTAGGCGAGTTTCAGCGTGGTTTTGCGCACTTGGCTTTACGGGGTACCACGTCCGGCGTAGTGCCATCAGTACAAAATTTAACGATCCTACCAATCGCGATCGCGTCTTTAGAAGAAGTGAACACTTCGGCAGTACCTTTAAAGTTACTCAGCTTATTTGATCCTTCTGAACCTTTATTCAATCAGTCTGGCTGGCATCCGTTAGTGATTTATCGTCGTGTCGCCGTTTTAGTTGGTCGTCCGTATTGGATTTCACACCAACAGCAGATGGAATATCAAGGCAAGCAGGCGAAAAATGCAGTGGCTGATTTAACTCACTACTGTCAAGAAGAAATTGCGCAACTGTTACGTCAAGGATTTTATTAG